A genomic window from Candidatus Rokuibacteriota bacterium includes:
- a CDS encoding ABC transporter substrate-binding protein produces TLPVYLSGGQTLATLGKVAGLDVLEGVYILGYTIPNALEGDPRSPALQAFVKKFKERFPQYEPERGTAHAYDAVMVLADAIARARSVEAEAIRKALAATSYSGLSGDIKFDGKGQSRPALFLTQVRDGRQVVVAR; encoded by the coding sequence CACCCTGCCCGTCTACCTCTCGGGCGGCCAGACCCTCGCCACGCTCGGCAAGGTCGCCGGGCTCGACGTCCTCGAGGGTGTCTACATCCTCGGCTACACCATCCCCAACGCGCTCGAGGGCGACCCGCGGTCGCCGGCGCTCCAGGCCTTCGTCAAGAAGTTCAAGGAGCGCTTCCCCCAGTACGAGCCCGAGCGCGGCACCGCCCACGCCTACGACGCGGTCATGGTGCTGGCGGACGCCATCGCGCGCGCCCGGAGTGTCGAGGCTGAGGCGATCCGCAAGGCCCTCGCCGCCACCAGCTACAGCGGGCTCAGCGGGGACATCAAGTTCGACGGCAAGGGCCAGTCGCGGCCCGCGCTCTTCCTCACGCAGGTGCGGGACGGGCGACAGGTCGTCGTCGCGCGATGA
- a CDS encoding LLM class flavin-dependent oxidoreductase, with protein sequence MKFTLTLFGTHPLAKPSPENFAAIETLARAARDHGFDMVWAGQHYLVTHFQKFQPIPALSRVSAHTGNMYLNITDLLPLNHPVRLAEELASMDAMTGGRMVLTAALGYADHEFASFGVPKSERLARFLEAVEVIKRLWTEDAVTFKGRFFTLDGVTMNPKPVQKPRPPIWMTADNSKGVIRTARHGDVWLMSSHNRIAELKEFIALYEEHGGGGRRDFHDIGINRPLMRVTFIAPTLKEAIDEARPHIEKFWRDYYGTMNQASEMNSSDDFSQPFEKLWQDRFLLADPSRCAEEIARYREELGIDCLHFNLSGALEQQLRSITLLSTKVFPRFR encoded by the coding sequence ATGAAATTCACGCTGACGCTGTTCGGCACGCACCCGTTGGCCAAGCCGAGCCCGGAGAACTTCGCCGCGATCGAGACCCTCGCCAGGGCGGCGCGCGACCACGGGTTCGACATGGTCTGGGCCGGCCAGCACTACCTGGTCACGCACTTCCAGAAGTTCCAGCCGATCCCCGCGCTGTCCCGGGTCTCCGCCCACACCGGGAACATGTACCTCAACATCACCGACCTGCTTCCCCTCAATCACCCCGTGCGGCTGGCGGAGGAGCTGGCGTCCATGGACGCCATGACGGGCGGCCGCATGGTGCTCACGGCCGCGCTGGGCTATGCCGACCACGAGTTCGCCTCCTTCGGGGTGCCCAAGAGCGAGCGCCTCGCCCGTTTCCTCGAGGCGGTGGAGGTGATCAAGCGCCTCTGGACCGAGGACGCCGTGACCTTCAAGGGGCGCTTCTTCACCCTCGACGGGGTCACCATGAACCCGAAGCCCGTCCAGAAGCCGCGCCCGCCCATCTGGATGACCGCCGACAACTCCAAGGGCGTGATCCGGACGGCGCGGCACGGGGATGTCTGGCTCATGTCCTCGCACAATCGGATCGCCGAGCTCAAGGAGTTCATCGCCCTCTACGAGGAGCACGGGGGCGGCGGGCGCCGGGACTTCCACGACATCGGGATCAACCGCCCGCTCATGCGCGTCACCTTCATCGCGCCCACCCTCAAGGAAGCCATCGACGAGGCCCGCCCGCACATCGAGAAATTCTGGCGCGACTACTACGGCACGATGAACCAGGCCAGCGAGATGAATTCGTCGGACGACTTCTCGCAGCCCTTCGAGAAGCTCTGGCAGGACCGCTTCCTCCTGGCCGACCCCTCGCGCTGCGCCGAGGAGATCGCCCGTTACCGCGAGGAGCTCGGGATCGACT